In Erythrobacter litoralis HTCC2594, a single genomic region encodes these proteins:
- the hflK gene encoding protease modulator HflK, translating to MAGKSPWGSGGGKGSNDEGSGGDDSTSGDVPSSEGSKGPRNPWLPPGKDRGEPRRSASIEDIFKNRGPEGPRRTGGGGKGPNFRLPERPGGKSWFPLALGGLAAVWILTTSVHQVAPAEQALVSWIGGKYSRTMDSGFQVTLPYPIQSVDKENVQEIRSEKIPAGDTQKLILTGDQNLVDLSYLIRWNIGDLALFRYRLADPIETVREAAETAMRQSVAELELDTVLSGEGRAEIEQNVRERMQAILDAYQAGIVVQGIEIDKTDPPETVVDAFKDVSAAEQDAQAELNRARRYAQQLLARAQGDAAAFDKIYAEYRLAPDVTRRRLYYETMESVLRETDKTVIEADGVTPYLPLPEVQRRNRASQAEGQ from the coding sequence ATGGCTGGCAAGAGTCCCTGGGGATCAGGTGGCGGCAAAGGCAGCAATGACGAAGGGTCCGGCGGCGACGACAGCACCAGCGGCGATGTGCCGTCCTCCGAAGGTTCGAAGGGCCCGCGCAATCCGTGGCTCCCCCCTGGAAAGGACAGGGGCGAACCTCGCCGTTCGGCCAGTATCGAGGATATCTTCAAGAACCGCGGCCCCGAAGGTCCGCGCCGCACCGGCGGCGGCGGCAAGGGGCCGAATTTCCGCCTGCCCGAACGGCCCGGCGGCAAGAGCTGGTTTCCGTTGGCGCTCGGCGGCCTCGCGGCAGTCTGGATTCTCACGACCAGCGTGCACCAGGTGGCCCCGGCAGAGCAGGCGCTCGTTTCGTGGATCGGTGGCAAATATTCCCGGACGATGGATTCGGGCTTCCAGGTTACGCTCCCCTACCCGATCCAGTCGGTGGACAAGGAGAACGTGCAGGAAATCCGCTCCGAGAAAATTCCGGCCGGTGACACGCAGAAGCTGATCCTGACAGGCGATCAGAACCTGGTCGATCTCAGCTATCTTATTCGCTGGAATATCGGCGACCTCGCGCTTTTCCGCTATCGCCTGGCCGACCCCATCGAGACGGTCCGTGAAGCGGCGGAAACCGCGATGCGCCAGTCGGTGGCCGAACTGGAACTGGACACGGTCCTGTCGGGCGAAGGCCGCGCCGAGATCGAGCAGAATGTTCGCGAGCGCATGCAGGCGATCCTCGATGCCTATCAGGCCGGGATCGTGGTGCAGGGTATCGAGATCGACAAGACCGATCCGCCCGAAACCGTGGTCGACGCGTTCAAGGACGTTTCGGCGGCCGAGCAGGATGCGCAGGCCGAATTGAACCGCGCCCGCCGCTATGCCCAGCAGTTGCTCGCCCGCGCACAGGGCGATGCGGCCGCTTTCGACAAGATATACGCTGAATACCGGCTCGCGCCCGATGTGACGCGTCGTCGCCTCTATTACGAGACAATGGAAAGCGTGCTGAGAGAAACCGACAAGACCGTGATCGAGGCCGACGGGGTTACGCCGTATCTGCCGCTCCCCGAAGTTCAGCGCCGCAACCGCGCGTCCCAGGCGGAGGGTCAGTAA
- a CDS encoding xanthine dehydrogenase family protein molybdopterin-binding subunit encodes MVLVSRRGLLAGAAVGGGLLVAWALWPRDYGLPLAPAEGESAFNAWLKIGSDGIVTVAVPQLEMGQGVTTLLPQVIAVELGADWRQVAVEPAPPNGAYANVPLAAKWAPLWLPEATPGFVETKSDDLVVRRFAEHTRFMATAEGTSLEAYEQPCREAAAAARAMLNEAAASRWDVPVEECEAQSGFVIHGDKRLRFAELAEEAAELDPPDPAPLRAESAFEEPIAGEADAATSYPRLDLPSKVDGSHLFAGDIRLPGMVYAAIRHGPMDQSELSRFDVGKARSVTGFISAIEGKSWLAAVADNFWAAEKALDAMGARFTTVTPADSAEIEQVLDEALREGAGYRVATRGEGDAAMGKPNLALRYDIAPAQHQPLETATATAWLRDGRLELWIASQAPEHTREAAARAIGLAAEDVVLYPMPAGGSFDRRLEHGHAIEAALIAREVGRPVQLIWSRWQEILAGYPRAPAVALITAKLGPTGTIQVLRSRFATPPWGREFGARLFDNATSWSAIEASGGGPDPMTVEGAMPPYGIPNVAVDHVPVATGLPAGKMRGQAHGYTAFAIESFIDEVAARNNREPLSFRIEMLGQDIRLVECLQRAARLADWGGGDDGSGQGLACHRMGEAESGGRIACIATARRDEGGVRVTKLTAAVDVGRIVNLDLARQQIEGGLVFGLSLSLGSSVGYARGLPMVDRLADLNLPLLADCPEIEVDFIRSNAPAFDPGELGVAVVAPAIANALFSASGVRFRQLPLFSGL; translated from the coding sequence ATGGTGCTGGTCAGCCGCCGCGGATTGCTCGCCGGGGCGGCGGTCGGCGGCGGGCTGCTGGTCGCCTGGGCGCTCTGGCCGCGCGATTACGGCTTGCCTCTGGCACCGGCGGAGGGCGAAAGCGCCTTCAATGCCTGGCTCAAGATCGGCAGCGACGGGATTGTGACCGTTGCGGTGCCGCAGCTCGAAATGGGGCAGGGCGTAACGACCCTGCTGCCGCAAGTCATAGCGGTCGAGCTGGGGGCGGACTGGCGACAGGTGGCAGTCGAACCGGCCCCGCCCAACGGCGCCTATGCCAATGTCCCGCTGGCCGCGAAATGGGCGCCCCTGTGGCTGCCAGAGGCGACGCCGGGCTTCGTGGAAACAAAATCGGACGATCTCGTCGTCCGCCGTTTCGCAGAACACACGCGGTTTATGGCGACCGCCGAAGGCACGTCGCTAGAAGCCTATGAACAGCCATGCCGCGAAGCGGCCGCGGCTGCTCGTGCGATGCTTAACGAAGCGGCCGCCAGCCGCTGGGATGTCCCGGTCGAGGAATGCGAGGCGCAATCTGGTTTCGTGATCCACGGTGACAAGCGCCTGCGGTTTGCCGAACTGGCCGAGGAAGCGGCAGAGCTCGATCCGCCCGACCCGGCGCCCCTGCGCGCCGAGTCGGCGTTCGAAGAACCGATTGCGGGCGAGGCAGACGCCGCCACATCCTATCCAAGACTGGATTTGCCATCGAAGGTCGATGGCAGCCACCTGTTCGCAGGCGATATCCGGCTGCCGGGGATGGTCTACGCCGCGATCCGTCACGGCCCGATGGACCAGTCGGAATTGAGCCGTTTCGATGTCGGGAAGGCGCGCAGCGTGACTGGCTTCATCAGCGCCATCGAAGGCAAAAGCTGGCTGGCGGCGGTGGCAGACAATTTCTGGGCGGCGGAGAAGGCGCTCGACGCGATGGGCGCGCGATTCACGACTGTCACCCCAGCCGACAGCGCCGAGATCGAGCAGGTACTCGACGAAGCGCTGCGCGAAGGCGCGGGCTATCGTGTCGCGACGCGCGGCGAAGGCGATGCGGCGATGGGCAAGCCGAACCTCGCGCTGCGCTACGACATCGCGCCTGCGCAACACCAGCCGCTTGAGACGGCAACCGCGACCGCATGGCTGCGCGATGGAAGGCTCGAGCTCTGGATCGCCAGCCAGGCCCCCGAGCACACGCGTGAGGCAGCGGCCAGAGCGATCGGCCTCGCGGCCGAGGATGTCGTGCTCTATCCGATGCCCGCAGGCGGTAGTTTCGACCGGCGGCTGGAGCACGGCCATGCCATCGAGGCGGCGCTGATTGCGCGCGAGGTCGGACGGCCCGTGCAACTGATCTGGTCGCGTTGGCAGGAAATACTCGCCGGATATCCGCGCGCACCGGCGGTGGCACTGATCACTGCCAAGCTCGGCCCGACCGGTACGATACAGGTCTTGCGCAGTCGTTTCGCCACCCCGCCATGGGGCCGCGAGTTCGGCGCGCGGCTGTTCGACAATGCCACCAGCTGGTCGGCGATCGAGGCGAGTGGGGGCGGGCCGGATCCAATGACGGTCGAAGGCGCGATGCCCCCCTATGGCATACCCAACGTGGCAGTGGATCACGTGCCGGTCGCGACCGGGCTGCCCGCCGGAAAGATGCGCGGGCAGGCGCATGGCTATACGGCCTTTGCGATCGAGAGCTTCATCGACGAAGTGGCCGCCCGCAACAATCGCGAGCCGCTATCCTTCCGCATCGAGATGCTCGGGCAGGATATCCGTCTGGTCGAATGCCTGCAGCGGGCCGCTCGCCTTGCCGACTGGGGTGGCGGTGACGATGGCAGCGGGCAAGGCCTCGCCTGTCATCGCATGGGGGAAGCCGAGAGTGGCGGGCGGATCGCCTGCATCGCCACGGCTCGCCGCGACGAAGGTGGTGTGCGTGTTACGAAACTGACGGCCGCGGTCGACGTCGGACGGATCGTAAATCTCGATCTCGCCCGCCAGCAGATCGAAGGCGGTTTGGTGTTCGGTCTTTCGCTCTCGCTGGGATCGAGCGTCGGCTACGCGCGCGGGCTGCCAATGGTCGACCGGCTGGCCGACCTCAACCTCCCGCTATTGGCCGATTGTCCGGAGATCGAGGTCGATTTCATTCGCAGCAACGCGCCGGCCTTCGACCCGGGCGAGCTCGGGGTGGCGGTGGTCGCCCCGGCTATCGCCAACGCGCTGTTCTCCGCCTCGGGCGTCCGGTTCCGGCAATTGCCCCTGTTCTCGGGACTATAG
- a CDS encoding Do family serine endopeptidase, with product MKPVRYAYGLTSALLVGGATVSLLTGQPAGAQVAQNDDRVMSNVVPRAGAPESFAELTEQLQPAVVNISTRQRIEVQNRNPFQGTPFADLFNRRGQPQQPQTREAQSLGSGFFISADGYVVTNNHVVAPNGRGTVEEITVTLPDGREYAAELVGADAASDLAVLKVSRSEPFPFVRFGDSSQARAGDWVIAIGNPFGLGGTVTSGIVSAQLRNTGGGAYDRYIQTDASINRGNSGGPLFDMQGNVIGINNAIFSPSGGSVGIGFAIPAETAAPIVAQLQRGNAIERGYLGVQIQQVSEDVADSLGLPKNRGEIVQTVVDGEAADRSGIRAGDVVLKIDGKDVTPDQTLSFLIANISPGTTVPVEVFREGSRRTLNVTVGKRPSEEELRQSQIFSQDEDEDPDAAPEMDDSEMLADKLGLGVIPVTPEIARQLGVAADTRGLAIAVVDPNSDAARKGLRRRDIILSANYEPVESVEDLEAIVQQAEEAGRSSVLLRFRRGGQTAFRAVRFR from the coding sequence GTGAAACCCGTGCGCTATGCTTATGGCCTGACCTCTGCGCTGCTGGTGGGCGGCGCGACCGTATCCCTCCTGACCGGCCAGCCGGCCGGTGCCCAGGTGGCCCAGAACGACGACCGCGTGATGTCCAATGTCGTGCCGCGTGCCGGTGCGCCGGAAAGCTTCGCCGAACTGACGGAGCAATTGCAGCCCGCCGTGGTCAATATCTCGACCCGGCAGCGGATCGAAGTGCAGAACCGCAACCCCTTCCAGGGCACGCCGTTTGCCGATCTTTTCAACCGCCGGGGCCAGCCGCAGCAGCCCCAGACGCGCGAGGCGCAGTCGCTCGGTTCGGGTTTCTTCATCTCCGCCGACGGCTATGTCGTCACCAACAACCACGTGGTGGCTCCCAACGGACGCGGGACGGTCGAGGAAATCACCGTTACCCTGCCCGACGGGCGCGAATATGCGGCCGAACTGGTCGGGGCCGATGCGGCTTCCGATCTGGCCGTGCTCAAGGTCAGCCGTTCGGAGCCCTTCCCCTTCGTGCGCTTCGGCGACTCCAGCCAGGCCCGCGCTGGCGACTGGGTGATCGCGATCGGCAACCCGTTCGGCCTGGGCGGTACCGTCACCAGCGGCATCGTCTCCGCACAGCTGCGCAACACGGGCGGCGGCGCGTACGACCGCTATATCCAGACCGATGCCAGCATCAACCGAGGCAATTCGGGCGGCCCGCTGTTCGACATGCAGGGCAATGTGATCGGCATCAACAATGCGATCTTCTCGCCATCGGGCGGCAGCGTCGGTATCGGCTTCGCCATCCCGGCGGAAACCGCCGCCCCGATCGTGGCCCAGCTCCAGCGCGGCAACGCTATCGAGCGCGGCTATCTTGGCGTGCAGATCCAGCAGGTCAGCGAAGATGTCGCCGACTCGCTCGGCCTGCCGAAGAACCGCGGCGAGATCGTGCAAACCGTGGTCGATGGCGAGGCCGCCGACCGATCGGGTATTCGCGCGGGCGACGTCGTGCTCAAGATCGATGGCAAGGACGTAACGCCCGATCAGACGCTGTCCTTCCTCATCGCCAACATTTCGCCCGGCACCACCGTGCCGGTGGAGGTGTTCCGCGAAGGCTCGCGCCGCACGCTCAATGTCACGGTGGGCAAGCGCCCGAGCGAAGAGGAACTCCGCCAGTCGCAGATATTCTCGCAGGACGAAGACGAAGATCCCGATGCTGCGCCCGAGATGGACGACAGCGAAATGCTCGCCGACAAGCTCGGTCTTGGTGTCATTCCGGTGACGCCCGAAATCGCGCGCCAGCTCGGTGTCGCGGCCGATACGCGCGGGCTCGCCATCGCCGTGGTCGATCCGAATTCGGACGCCGCGCGCAAGGGCCTGCGCCGCCGGGACATCATCCTGTCGGCGAATTACGAGCCGGTCGAAAGCGTCGAAGATCTCGAGGCGATCGTCCAGCAGGCCGAGGAGGCCGGTCGCAGCTCTGTCCTGCTGCGCTTCCGCCGCGGCGGGCAGACGGCCTTCCGCGCAGTGCGCTTCCGCTAA
- the hflC gene encoding protease modulator HflC, which translates to MDSIWQNYKLPIIAIIVLAILAAMSIVFVGEDEQAVVLQGGEPVKTINKFNPDEPFGATNAGIQWHLPLVQRVQIVDRRILDLDMERQQVLTSDQQRLQVDAYARFRIIDPIEMVRNARTEGNVANQLAPILTSVLRQELGRRTFASLLTAERGNAMTNIRDILDRQARQYGAQVLDVRIKRADLPDGTPLEAAFTRMQSDRQEEAETIRAQGRRDAQIIRAEAEGQAARIYATAYGKDPDFYDFYRAMQSYRTTFQNSESESSFILSPDNEYLNQFRGRR; encoded by the coding sequence ATGGACAGCATCTGGCAGAATTATAAACTCCCGATCATCGCCATTATCGTGCTCGCGATCCTGGCCGCGATGAGCATCGTCTTCGTCGGCGAAGACGAGCAGGCCGTGGTCCTTCAGGGTGGTGAACCGGTCAAGACGATCAACAAGTTCAATCCCGACGAACCCTTCGGTGCGACCAACGCCGGGATCCAGTGGCACTTGCCACTCGTACAGCGTGTCCAGATCGTAGATCGGCGGATCCTGGATCTCGACATGGAACGGCAGCAGGTCCTGACCAGCGACCAGCAGCGCCTGCAGGTCGATGCCTATGCCCGGTTCCGGATCATCGACCCGATCGAAATGGTGCGAAACGCACGGACCGAAGGCAATGTTGCCAACCAGCTGGCACCGATCCTGACGTCGGTCTTGCGGCAGGAACTCGGCCGCCGGACGTTTGCATCGTTGCTGACGGCAGAGCGCGGCAATGCGATGACCAACATTCGCGATATTCTGGACCGGCAGGCGCGCCAGTATGGCGCGCAGGTGCTCGACGTTCGCATCAAGCGGGCCGACCTTCCCGATGGCACCCCGCTCGAAGCCGCTTTCACCCGCATGCAGTCCGACCGGCAGGAAGAGGCCGAGACGATCCGCGCCCAAGGTCGCCGCGACGCGCAGATCATTCGCGCCGAGGCCGAAGGGCAGGCTGCGCGCATCTATGCGACGGCTTATGGCAAGGATCCCGATTTCTACGATTTCTACCGCGCGATGCAGAGCTATCGCACGACATTCCAGAACAGCGAGTCGGAAAGCTCCTTCATCCTGTCGCCGGACAACGAATATCTGAACCAGTTCCGCGGTCGGCGCTGA
- the hemH gene encoding ferrochelatase, whose product MTWQAQSLPADHPPMNSGKVGVLLVNLGTPAAPDTGSVRTYLAEFLSDKRVVEIPSLIWQPILRGIILNTRPKKSAAAYKKVWGEAGSPLAAITERQAKALQVRLGDAVQVDWAMRYGKPSIAERMQAMMDAGCERILFAPLYPQYSGATTATAVDKVADVLRAMRWQASLRTLPPYHDHPSYIDALAADTMRQLDALDFVPEVLLLSFHGMPLRTLELGDPYHCHCHKTARLLGERLHASDKWRDLRLVTSFQSRFGRAKWLEPATDETIEAEAHAGTKRMAVAMPGFSADCLETLEEIAMEGRGTFLAAGGEHYAALACLNDGATGMDMIEALVRQELAGWV is encoded by the coding sequence ATGACCTGGCAAGCCCAATCTCTTCCGGCAGACCATCCGCCCATGAACAGCGGCAAGGTCGGCGTGCTGCTCGTCAATCTCGGCACGCCGGCGGCGCCGGACACGGGATCGGTGCGGACCTATCTGGCGGAATTCCTCAGCGACAAGCGCGTGGTCGAAATCCCGAGCCTCATCTGGCAGCCGATCCTGCGCGGGATCATTCTCAATACGCGGCCCAAGAAGAGCGCTGCCGCCTATAAGAAGGTCTGGGGAGAAGCCGGCTCGCCGCTGGCAGCGATTACTGAACGGCAGGCGAAGGCTTTGCAGGTGCGGCTGGGCGATGCGGTGCAGGTCGACTGGGCCATGCGTTACGGCAAACCGTCGATTGCCGAGCGGATGCAGGCAATGATGGATGCCGGTTGCGAACGGATCCTGTTTGCGCCGCTCTATCCGCAATATTCCGGCGCGACCACGGCGACGGCGGTCGACAAGGTCGCCGACGTGCTGCGCGCCATGCGCTGGCAAGCGAGCCTGCGCACGCTGCCGCCCTATCACGACCACCCCTCCTATATCGACGCGCTGGCAGCAGATACCATGCGACAGCTCGACGCGCTCGATTTCGTGCCCGAAGTGCTGCTCTTGAGCTTTCATGGCATGCCGTTGCGGACGCTCGAACTGGGCGATCCCTATCACTGCCACTGCCACAAGACCGCGCGGCTGCTGGGCGAGCGCCTGCACGCTTCGGACAAATGGCGGGACTTGCGCCTCGTCACGTCGTTCCAGAGCCGCTTCGGCCGGGCCAAGTGGCTCGAGCCCGCCACAGACGAGACGATCGAAGCCGAAGCGCATGCGGGGACGAAGCGGATGGCGGTCGCCATGCCGGGGTTCTCCGCCGACTGCCTCGAAACGCTCGAGGAAATCGCCATGGAGGGGCGCGGCACTTTCCTCGCAGCGGGCGGCGAGCACTATGCCGCGCTCGCCTGCCTCAACGACGGCGCGACCGGCATGGACATGATCGAAGCGCTGGTGCGGCAGGAACTCGCGGGCTGGGTGTGA
- a CDS encoding Mrp/NBP35 family ATP-binding protein — translation MDETALRSALPENIAYRVQALKLAEDGGVSVVLDGTGLGAAERASFEQAAKQAIEAVEGVSDARIAVMADRVKRRFIAIGSGKGGVGKSTLTANLAVALKRMGHKVGVVDADVYGPSQPTLLASEKAKPEAIDRTLQPVAGTLGIPMLSMGHLIAPGKALAWRGLKAAGALTELIEADWGDAETILIDLPPGTGDVQLTMIQKHRPDGAVIVSTPQDLALIDAARAGQLFETAGVPVIGLVENMSGYQCPHCGEFSDPFGQGGVESIAARLELPFLGRIPLTMDIRIASDAGNPPAAEDGATGAPFMAVAEKLANWLKQGKHG, via the coding sequence ATGGATGAGACAGCGCTCCGTTCGGCCCTTCCTGAAAATATTGCCTATCGAGTCCAGGCTCTGAAGCTGGCTGAGGACGGCGGTGTGAGCGTCGTCCTCGACGGGACGGGCCTTGGCGCAGCGGAGCGCGCTTCGTTCGAGCAGGCGGCGAAGCAGGCGATCGAAGCAGTCGAAGGCGTATCCGATGCGCGCATCGCGGTGATGGCGGACCGGGTGAAGCGGCGCTTCATCGCGATCGGCTCCGGCAAGGGCGGCGTCGGCAAATCCACGCTCACCGCCAATCTGGCTGTCGCGCTCAAGCGCATGGGCCACAAGGTCGGCGTGGTCGATGCCGATGTCTACGGTCCGTCACAGCCGACCTTGCTGGCAAGCGAGAAAGCCAAGCCCGAAGCGATCGACCGCACCCTCCAGCCCGTCGCGGGGACGCTCGGCATCCCGATGCTGTCGATGGGGCACCTTATCGCGCCGGGCAAGGCACTGGCCTGGCGCGGGCTCAAGGCGGCCGGTGCGCTGACCGAATTGATCGAGGCCGACTGGGGCGATGCCGAAACCATCTTGATCGACCTGCCACCGGGCACAGGCGACGTCCAACTGACGATGATCCAGAAGCACCGTCCCGATGGCGCTGTGATCGTCTCCACGCCGCAGGACCTTGCGCTGATCGACGCGGCGCGCGCCGGGCAATTGTTCGAAACCGCCGGAGTACCGGTGATCGGGCTGGTCGAGAATATGAGCGGCTATCAATGCCCGCATTGCGGCGAATTCAGCGACCCCTTCGGGCAGGGCGGTGTGGAAAGCATCGCCGCGCGGCTGGAATTGCCCTTTCTTGGGCGTATCCCCCTCACCATGGATATTCGCATTGCCAGCGACGCGGGTAACCCGCCCGCCGCGGAGGATGGCGCGACGGGAGCGCCTTTCATGGCGGTGGCCGAAAAGCTCGCGAACTGGCTCAAGCAAGGCAAGCACGGCTGA